A region of the Legionella sp. PATHC035 genome:
CCCTTTGTTTATCATTTTGATTGTTTCTCTAGTTGTTTTACAACATAAGTTGTGGCTGGGCGATGGAAATTTAATTCAATGGCATAATCTTGAAAAAAAACTCGCTGCTCACGAGCAGGAAAATAATAAATTAACAACCCGTAATCGGGTACTTGAAGCGGATATCAGGGAGTTAAAAAGTGGCGATCAAGCCCTAGAGGAGCAAGCACGCTATGAGCTCGGAATGGTAAAAGTTAATGAAGTCTATTACCAATTCGTAGATTAGAAGTAATCGCTCAAGCTTTATTCTAACATTGATTCAACCGTTTACACTTACTCACATCCTGCGCTTAAATCGAACCATTCTCCATGGATACTGAACACAGAATAAATCGATCATGATGGTCCTGTATTGACATCAAGCAGTCAATAATTCGAGATAGTCAGGGGGTTGCTTATTCCATAGACTCAATACAAAGCCGCCTCCACCAGATCCTGTCGGTTTTACGGCGAGTGCCCCTTCTGCGCTCAACCAATTCATATGTTGTTGCAAACTTTCACTAACTAGATTCCATTGATAAAAGCAATCAGCGGCCTTATTAATTGCTTGGGCTAAAGAGCTTATTGCATCTGCACCACCTTGCTCTAAAGCAGCTCTTGCTTCTTCAACCGCATCAACCATTTGCTCATCAATTTGTTGAGCCAAAATGGGATTATTAGTCCATAAATTCTGAACTTGATGAATACAATGCGATGTAATGCCAATTTGTTTGCATGAAGACAAAAAAAACTGTGGGAAAATTTTTTGCTGCAGGGGCATAATAGATCCCTCTTTAAAATAAACCCCTTTCTCAGTAGCGACTCCAGCAACATCAAGTCCGCTGCTTTTTCCATGGAATAAATGTTCTAGTTCTTTTGCAAAAGCATTACACTGATCGTGCTCTATCATTTTTTGCGCACAAAACCAACGACTCATTGCCACACAAAGAGCTGCTGAAGCGCCCATACCAGCGCCCACAGGGATCGAACTGTCTAAATGAAAATAGCCACCTATTTGGTTTAGAGAGCGTCCTAACAAGTGCATTCCATGTTCCAGCACGCTCCAAAACAACAGTTGCATATCAGCACCGCTGCTCCCAGTATAATCAGCTCCTAAAGAAGACCCTGCCGCAGAATAATTGAGCGTTAATTTCTTTTCCTTAATTGGAAATACTAAGGCTGGATGTCCTCGTACTACAGCATGTTCACCTGCTAAAATCCACTTACCAAAAGTTGTAGTCTCAAAATCAAAGAACGTCATAATTCCCTACTAAATAATCACGTTTAAATTCACGTGCTAAGTCTGCCTGGTTGGGACGATATAATAAATGAATGTTTGGTCCAGCATCCATAGTGACTATGGGACCATCCCCTTTTTTATTCCAAAAATTTTCCAAGTGATGCAGTAGGTCAGTACAACTTTCCGTCATGTAAGTAAAGGGTTGTTCACAAGTAGTAAACAGACGATGCATATCTTGAAATTCTTTCCAGCAGGTTTGATATGCCGCAGTCCAATCTTCCGTCATTAAAGCATCTAATAAAAGCTTTAGGTTCTCTCTTGCTCTTTGGCTGCGTGTTTCATAAAAAGGACTACTCTTGACTCGTTGATGGGCTTCACTGGAGGGGACTTCTTTCTTTTTATTACTAATCACGACACCTTGGTAAATTAATTCTTGATAAGGCAAATCCACTTCTTTAACTTCATTGTCATCCCATAAAGCCCAAGGAGAATAAAAAGATCGACACGACGAACCTGATCCCAAACGGCTGAGCTGGGCTTGTTCATCAATGGAAGGCATGGGTTTATTGGTTAGCTCACTCAAAGCAACAACAGCACAGCGCGTTAATGCCGCAAAACTTGAAGCAGAACTTGCCATACCACTACTGTGAGGAAAGTTATTGCACGATTGCACTAAAAAACCACCCTCATAGCCAAAGTATGTTTTTATGCGGGCTAAATGATCAAGAAATCTTTTTTGACCCTCTGAGGAAAGTACAAAATGTTCAATTCCAGCAGGTATTATAAGCGGTTCCCAAATATCTTTTTTTGAGCTTATTTTTTCAAGCCTTACCGTACTTTTGAGTTCATTTAAAGTATAGGATAGCGACGGGTTATCAGGAGTATTTGCATTATCCTTTTTTCCCATATATTTGATCAAAGCAATATTAGCTGGGGCATGGGCTAGCCAATACATATTTTTCTCCTTGGAATCCATAAATTAGTTCAATGCAGCCTGGGTGAAGGCAAAGCCGTAACCCAGAACTTCAGAGTTACGCATAAAAAATTTATTAATTAAATCGTACGTAATCTTGAATTAGCCAATTGAGCAGTAGGTGTACCAGGATAAGCTCTTACTACTTGTTGCAGGAATTTCTGAGCCTCTTGCTTATTACCTTGTGCAGCATAGGCATAACCAGTCTTGAGCATGCTTGCTGCAGACTTACTTGAGGTAGGGAATTGTTGTAAAACGACATTAAAATGTTCAATAGCCTTAGAATAATCTTTTTTAGCTAAATAAAGCTCTCCAAGCCAATATTGAGCATTAGCAGTATAACCACCCCTAGGATATTTTTGCACAAATCCATTCATAGAAATGATAGCGTCGTCATATCGCTTGTTTTTTACTAACTCATAAGCTGCTAAATAGCTAATTTGTTCGTCAGCGGGATTCGCTCTCGAAGTAGAAACAGCAGCAGGGGCTGGTATGGAAGCCGATTTACTCGCTTGGACATCAGACGTGGGGGTAACTGTTTTGGGAGCTGGTTCTTTAGAACCAACGGAAAGATCCATTGCCGGCTTATTAGCCGATGCTTTATTTGGCGATACTTTCGCAGAACTGGTTCCGCTCAAACGAGCATCTAAATCTTTATAAAAAGCAACTTGCTGTTGCTGCAACAATTTTAAATCGTGAGCTTGTACTTCTAATTGGCCACGGAGTTCTTGTACTTCTTGTTGTAAGCTTTGGATTTTATCAATCAGCTTTGCATTATCGGTAATATTATTATTCGATTCATTTGCTTGATCATCTTTAGCAAGCGCAGGTTCATCATCCGTTTGGGAGTTATCGATGGTGTAACTCTCATTCCGAGCTACATCATACTGTCTACTTTCAGCACCGTACTTTGAGCCAACAGGCGCATCATACGCCTGTTGTTCCTCACTAATTGCAAAATTTTCACTATCATCAACCACAGGCGCCTCTGACCAACAGGTCAAAGGAAGGATTAACATAAAGCCAGCAGCGATAATGTGTTTTTTGCAATTAATCATCTTGTTGCCTCATAAGTAAATTCAACACGTCGGTTTTGTGCGTGTGATGCTTCATCATGTCCTAAGTTAATTGGACGCTCTTTACCATAGCTAACGACACGAACTTGTTGTCTGCTCACACCGGCCATACGTAAAATATCAGCTACGGTATTTGCTCGACGCTCACCAAGAGCTACGTTATATTCACGGCTACCACGCTCATCAGTATGCCCAGCAACTAACACTCGAGCACCAGGATGCGTCTTCAAGTATTCTGCCTGAGCATTAACTGACGGTAAATATTTGGGAGCCAAATTACTGTCATCATAGGAGAACAAATACAATTGATTATGGGGTGCCTGAGTTGTATAAGACTCACCTGGTTCTTGACCAGCAAAATGAGTAAATTGTCCTAGACCTTGAGCAGAAGCCTCAGCTTCGTTCACACCTACTCCTTCAGCACTACCTGGTGCTTTAGAACAAGCAGCAACTAAAACAGCACTCGCTACAAGCAGACCTAATTTACAAAATGATCCGGCTTTCATCCTCAATCTCCTTCGTTCTTCTTATTATTGATAAATTTCAAAATCCCATATAGGGCTCATGGGGGCACATTGTACAATTCTTTTTATTTTTTGGCTACAGTACTATGTGATCATAATTAACCAAATTGTAGTATTGGTGAAGTGCCACGCGTTCGGATGGTTTTGGCAATCCCGAGAAGGACCTCCATGCTGTAGCACCATGTTTCGATAAGAGCCTCCTCGCTAGACTCGCGATGACACTGCTCTAATGTTGTATATGAGATACCACAAACTGTGCGAGAATTGCAGTAAACTGTTGCGTTGCCTTATTGGCTGCAATGACACCGCCATAGGGTGTATCACTAGGGCAGGGGATCTGTAAGTTGATAATCCGCGAAGCAAGCACTTTATTATCATTAACATGGGTCAAAACCATTTTGCCTGAAAATTCGAGGACACTTGGTTTTTTAAGGAAATTTTGTTCTAGTGCAAGCAATTGGGTATCCAATCGATAATCTACTCCCAAGGTATACGCATTGGATGTCACTGCTTTAAAAAGATTGGTTCGTTGTAAACTTTGTAGCACTAAAGGATAGATCATATCAGCCGGCGGATTTACCCATGCGTTGTTTGCAAAAGGCTCAAGCGCATAAGGTTTTTTAATATAAAGCATTTGCTCGGTTTGATACCCTGCGGCAGCCTCAGTTGCGGTAACCAACAAAGTGATGGGCATTGGATTTTTAGCTAACTGTCTCGTGCTGTATGCACTCAATTGATATTGATTTTTTACAGAGACTTTCACGGGTGAGCATGAACTAAGCAATACCACGCTAAAACTCACAAGAAAAACAGTCAACTTTTTCATCATTTATTCTCCAGGCCCAGGTTGTGGCGGTTTACTTCCACGAATAACCACAGCAGGGTTCTGACGCATTTCACTGCTCACTTTTTCTAAATTTGCAGAAATGGCATTCAATCGGCGTAATAAAATTACGGCTGGTGGAAGAGCTTCTTGGGAAATTTTATCTAACGTGTTTCTTCCTGAGCCCATCGTTTTTGATACACTATTCCCGGCCTTACTTAAACTTTCTGCCATGGTATCAAACTTAGAGATTCCTAGTTTTAACTCATCGAGTATATGGGGAAGATCGCGACTCGCTTTAGCCAGATTATCCATAAAAATATTAAGATTTTTGCCATTACGCTCAAGATCTTTAGAAAAATGATCAATATTAGTCAATATATGAGTAATGTGTTTTGCATTCTCTTCATTAAAGATACGTTGTGCTTCGGAACTTACAATACCTACATCTTCAGAAACCTTTTTCAAAATGCTATCTAATTGATTGAAAACAGAAGGTTTTGAGGGAATAACAGGGAAAGGTTCGCCGGGCATTTTTTGAATTGGAGTCAAATCGGAAGTGCTGGCACTCAAACCAATATAAGTAACACCAGTAATACCTTGGGAATTTAATGTTGCATAAGTACTTGTAGTAATTGGCGTATCTTCTTCAATATCCAATAAAATTTCCACTTGTCTTGGATCGCTTTGATTTAATTTTATTTCTTTTACATATCCAACTTGCACTCCATTGAATTTTACAGGAGCATCTTGAGTGAGACCGGAAGCTGCTTCATGCATGAAAACAGTGTACGTTGTATACTTTTTTTGATTAAAACCAACAGACAACCACAACATGGTAGCAACAAGCCCCACGAGCAATATGAGTACAAATATACCTACAATGGTGTAATTGGTTTTCGATTCCAAGTATTCTGTCTCCAGTTATGCTTACATTTTACTAAAATAACCCGCAATGGTTTTATTCTTATTTTTCATTAAATCATTAATTGGCTCAACACTTAAAATTTTTCCATCCCCAATAAAGGCTACGCGATCTGTAGTTCGTTTTAAAGATTCTATATCATGACTCACCATGACTATAGTCAGTTTTAAAGAGTCTCTTAAAAAAACAACCAACTCATCGAAAAGTCTTGCACTTAATGGATCCAAGCCTGTGGTTGGCTCATCCAAAAACAATAATTCCGGATCCATAGCAATGGCTCGTGCCGCTGCTGCTCTTCGTTGCATCCCTCCACTTAATTCCGAAGGCAACTTTCCCGCCGCCTCTTTGGGTAACCCTACTAAAGCGATTTTTAGCAACGCTAATTCATACATGAATTCGTAATCCAAATTAGTAAATTCTTGCATGGGAAACATGATATTTTCCAGCACATTCATTGATGAAAATAGTGCACTGTGCTGGAAAAGCATTCCCCAACGACGTCGAAGCGAGAATGATTGTTGCAGATCAAGATGACGAATGTCTTGGCCAAAAACTTTAATAACGCCTGCTGTAGGCTTCATCAACATTAACAAGCTGCGTAATATTGTTGTTTTTCCGCTTCCAGAACCACCAATAATCGCTAGAATTTCCCCTTTTTCTACGGTCAAATTCACATCCGAGTGTACCCATTGCCCCCCGAGGTAATTTTTTAAACCTTTAATTTCGATAATGGGTTCGCTCATCTATAGATGCATCCGGCTATAAATAACTGAATAAATTGCATCCGCAATAATAATCAGAAATAATGCCTGCACTACACTTTTAGTAGTTTGGCTCCCGATATTTTTTTCCGTGCCTGCCTCAACTCTAAACCCTTGGTAGCAACCAACCAAAGCAATTAACAATGCAAATGCCGGCGCTTTATAAAGACCTAAATTTAACTGTGAGAGCCCAACAGAGTCTCTTAATCGTTGTAAAAAATCAACAAAACTTATACCCAGTTGATTCTTGGACATAATCATTGCACCTAAAATACTAAAAATATCAGACCAAAAAATCAATAAAGGAAATGCAATCAATAATCCGATTACTTTTGGAAGCACCAATAATTCAGTAGGAGAAAGTCCCATAGTGAGCAGCGCATCGACCTCTTCATTGAGTTTCATACTGCCAATTTGGGCTGTAAACGCAGAACTGGTTCGTCCAGCAACAATGATTGCGGTAATAAGTGGTGCAAATTCACGAAAAATGGCCATGCCCGATAAATAGGCAATGAAGATGTTGGCGCCATAGGTTTGCAATTGCAATCCCATTTGATAAGCCAAGACCACACCGATTAAAAAAGAGAGTAAGGCAAGAATTGGTAAAGCAGTGACACCGGTAGCATGTATGTTTGACATAATGCTTGGTAATTGAAATCGACGCAAATTGCCAAATGCTTCGATAATTTTAGTGGTTAAATCGCCAACTAGATTAAGAAGTCCATCTACTTGACGTAGTTTATTTTCTGATTCTTTGCCTAATTGATAAAATAAATTTTCTTTGGGTTCCGGGGGAATTTGATAACCTAAAAGGTCTTTTTTTGATTTAATTAAATCAATCAGTTGCTGTTGGGCTTCGGTAAAATCTGCCAATTCCACCTTATTTTCTTGTTGCTCAAGTGCATCAATGCATTTAATCAGAGCCAACCCCCCTGCACTATCAAAATGACTCACTCCTTTTCCACTAATGATTATTTTTTCCTTTTTGGGCAACTCACCGTCACTAAATCTTTTTAATAAATTCCCAATTTGCAAAACAGACCATGCACCCGTACAGTGAAATCTGGCAAGTTCCTTATCAAAAGTGATTTGCGCGTTGCTTTGTACCATAGTCATTTTTTTGAAAAATAAGCTCAAGAGTAATATTAATGTTCTAGAAGAGCAAAAACAATTGAAGATGGTACCACAAGAACAAGTTATTCGGATAGGGTAAAAAAATACAGACAGGTTGAGCTGGCCAAAGCCAGACTTCGCTGGTTTCTTACTGAAAAAATAATTAGGAAGAACTCTGGATTTTCAAACAACTTTTTGTCATTCCCATGTTGAGAATTAGTTCTCGATAATGCTCAGGGAATGACATCGATTAGTTCAACACGGTTAAGAAATTAAAGGCTTGGTGAGCGAAACAGCACTAATTGAGTTACTGAGCTCATCAATTTTCTTGCCTCCATCAGTTGCGGGTTTAAATATTGAAAGGTTCCCTACACGAATTGAAGAACCAGTGCAGACTAATCCTTTATTAATCAGCTTGACCAGATCGTCCAGGAACTCTTCCCACCAGCCACGATGTGACTTAAGCGTTTTCACATCTTCGTTGTCGTTACTCAGAAAGACTTGGCTTTTTGATTTAAAAGATTGTAAATCTCCATCAGCAATGAATTGATTAGCAAATGCCGTTATTTGATCATAAATATTTTTTGCAGCAGCAGCAGCTTGTTTATATTGCGTTACCTTATCTGGATTTTTCTTATATAGTTTGGCTTTCTCTTCATATTTTTTGTACTTCG
Encoded here:
- the ftsB gene encoding cell division protein FtsB is translated as MRPLFIILIVSLVVLQHKLWLGDGNLIQWHNLEKKLAAHEQENNKLTTRNRVLEADIRELKSGDQALEEQARYELGMVKVNEVYYQFVD
- a CDS encoding mevalonate kinase — protein: MTFFDFETTTFGKWILAGEHAVVRGHPALVFPIKEKKLTLNYSAAGSSLGADYTGSSGADMQLLFWSVLEHGMHLLGRSLNQIGGYFHLDSSIPVGAGMGASAALCVAMSRWFCAQKMIEHDQCNAFAKELEHLFHGKSSGLDVAGVATEKGVYFKEGSIMPLQQKIFPQFFLSSCKQIGITSHCIHQVQNLWTNNPILAQQIDEQMVDAVEEARAALEQGGADAISSLAQAINKAADCFYQWNLVSESLQQHMNWLSAEGALAVKPTGSGGGGFVLSLWNKQPPDYLELLTA
- a CDS encoding ABC transporter ATP-binding protein, translating into MSEPIIEIKGLKNYLGGQWVHSDVNLTVEKGEILAIIGGSGSGKTTILRSLLMLMKPTAGVIKVFGQDIRHLDLQQSFSLRRRWGMLFQHSALFSSMNVLENIMFPMQEFTNLDYEFMYELALLKIALVGLPKEAAGKLPSELSGGMQRRAAAARAIAMDPELLFLDEPTTGLDPLSARLFDELVVFLRDSLKLTIVMVSHDIESLKRTTDRVAFIGDGKILSVEPINDLMKNKNKTIAGYFSKM
- the pal gene encoding peptidoglycan-associated lipoprotein Pal translates to MKAGSFCKLGLLVASAVLVAACSKAPGSAEGVGVNEAEASAQGLGQFTHFAGQEPGESYTTQAPHNQLYLFSYDDSNLAPKYLPSVNAQAEYLKTHPGARVLVAGHTDERGSREYNVALGERRANTVADILRMAGVSRQQVRVVSYGKERPINLGHDEASHAQNRRVEFTYEATR
- a CDS encoding diphosphomevalonate decarboxylase; protein product: MYWLAHAPANIALIKYMGKKDNANTPDNPSLSYTLNELKSTVRLEKISSKKDIWEPLIIPAGIEHFVLSSEGQKRFLDHLARIKTYFGYEGGFLVQSCNNFPHSSGMASSASSFAALTRCAVVALSELTNKPMPSIDEQAQLSRLGSGSSCRSFYSPWALWDDNEVKEVDLPYQELIYQGVVISNKKKEVPSSEAHQRVKSSPFYETRSQRARENLKLLLDALMTEDWTAAYQTCWKEFQDMHRLFTTCEQPFTYMTESCTDLLHHLENFWNKKGDGPIVTMDAGPNIHLLYRPNQADLAREFKRDYLVGNYDVL
- the ybgF gene encoding tol-pal system protein YbgF → MINCKKHIIAAGFMLILPLTCWSEAPVVDDSENFAISEEQQAYDAPVGSKYGAESRQYDVARNESYTIDNSQTDDEPALAKDDQANESNNNITDNAKLIDKIQSLQQEVQELRGQLEVQAHDLKLLQQQQVAFYKDLDARLSGTSSAKVSPNKASANKPAMDLSVGSKEPAPKTVTPTSDVQASKSASIPAPAAVSTSRANPADEQISYLAAYELVKNKRYDDAIISMNGFVQKYPRGGYTANAQYWLGELYLAKKDYSKAIEHFNVVLQQFPTSSKSAASMLKTGYAYAAQGNKQEAQKFLQQVVRAYPGTPTAQLANSRLRTI
- a CDS encoding MlaD family protein, which gives rise to MESKTNYTIVGIFVLILLVGLVATMLWLSVGFNQKKYTTYTVFMHEAASGLTQDAPVKFNGVQVGYVKEIKLNQSDPRQVEILLDIEEDTPITTSTYATLNSQGITGVTYIGLSASTSDLTPIQKMPGEPFPVIPSKPSVFNQLDSILKKVSEDVGIVSSEAQRIFNEENAKHITHILTNIDHFSKDLERNGKNLNIFMDNLAKASRDLPHILDELKLGISKFDTMAESLSKAGNSVSKTMGSGRNTLDKISQEALPPAVILLRRLNAISANLEKVSSEMRQNPAVVIRGSKPPQPGPGE
- a CDS encoding ABC transporter permease, with amino-acid sequence MVQSNAQITFDKELARFHCTGAWSVLQIGNLLKRFSDGELPKKEKIIISGKGVSHFDSAGGLALIKCIDALEQQENKVELADFTEAQQQLIDLIKSKKDLLGYQIPPEPKENLFYQLGKESENKLRQVDGLLNLVGDLTTKIIEAFGNLRRFQLPSIMSNIHATGVTALPILALLSFLIGVVLAYQMGLQLQTYGANIFIAYLSGMAIFREFAPLITAIIVAGRTSSAFTAQIGSMKLNEEVDALLTMGLSPTELLVLPKVIGLLIAFPLLIFWSDIFSILGAMIMSKNQLGISFVDFLQRLRDSVGLSQLNLGLYKAPAFALLIALVGCYQGFRVEAGTEKNIGSQTTKSVVQALFLIIIADAIYSVIYSRMHL
- a CDS encoding ABC-type transport auxiliary lipoprotein family protein codes for the protein MKKLTVFLVSFSVVLLSSCSPVKVSVKNQYQLSAYSTRQLAKNPMPITLLVTATEAAAGYQTEQMLYIKKPYALEPFANNAWVNPPADMIYPLVLQSLQRTNLFKAVTSNAYTLGVDYRLDTQLLALEQNFLKKPSVLEFSGKMVLTHVNDNKVLASRIINLQIPCPSDTPYGGVIAANKATQQFTAILAQFVVSHIQH